CCTCTATCTCTCCAGCGCAGAGACCATGATCGATGTTGTAGGCGAAAAAGCGGGCGACGCCGATGCGGTGTTGATCGTGGCGCACAATCCCGGTCTGCAGGAAATCCTGCTCAAACTGATCGCGCCCGAAAACGAAAATGCTGCTTTTGACGAAGCAAGCATCAAATACCCCACCGCCGCCTTCGCGATCATCGAGCTGGCCATCGACGATTGGAGTGAGCTGGGCGGCGAGAACGGCATTCTCACCCATTTTAAACGTCCACGCGATCTGGATGCGGACTTGGGCCCCGAAGGGTAGGGCCTAAGATCTGCTTTCTTAGATCAAGCGCATTGCGCATACTGTCTTCAATGGGTGGAAA
This is a stretch of genomic DNA from Parerythrobacter jejuensis. It encodes these proteins:
- a CDS encoding SixA phosphatase family protein, giving the protein MKVLGLLRHAKSDWDDMSTRDFDRGLNARGRRGAALMGAHIRAQDQQWDCVLASPAERVRRTLESAELGVVPQWDQRLYLSSAETMIDVVGEKAGDADAVLIVAHNPGLQEILLKLIAPENENAAFDEASIKYPTAAFAIIELAIDDWSELGGENGILTHFKRPRDLDADLGPEG